One Pieris napi chromosome 24, ilPieNapi1.2, whole genome shotgun sequence DNA window includes the following coding sequences:
- the LOC125061708 gene encoding CD63 antigen-like has translation MTLPPPARPAQLPAAHRAMRYYRIWIYACNGALLLGALAFCAAAGRALADYRRGLVPGLGAAQPGFLYGYAALPVQAGLLQLLGCLAALRLSERMLNAYWLALLALLVGDAAIGVYWVFRFERVCRELRPQLRIRLAKDYDNDVDFSEAWDRLQREQSCCGVTGPSDFATFNRTILPPSCCRIPAHTPAVTPVTFSTPATSPVSFTPVHCIPHTAACAERLLNWLRKTADALFVLGYCVIAFLKFCFLGILRCEIKEMIQKIRILRTEMGADELLDGSPLHGGPLSQTIVVNAVNANGGVRTHGGSPERASEREALLGRASEPCSRRSIHEESLAPKTVNGNNNCEMRELARGDYRPLAADSAATRI, from the coding sequence ATGACGCTGCCGCCGCCCGCGCGCCCCGCGCAACTTCCCGCCGCGCACCGCGCGATGCGCTACTACCGCATTTGGATCTACGCTTGCAACGGGGCACTGCTGCTGGGAGCCCTCGCCTTCTGTGCTGCAGCCGGTCGTGCGCTAGCCGACTACCGCCGTGGGCTGGTCCCGGGCCTCGGCGCTGCGCAACCGGGTTTCCTCTACGGCTACGCAGCGCTCCCTGTTCAAGCCGGCTTGCTCCAGCTGCTCGGCTGCCTAGCGGCTCTACGCCTCTCGGAACGCATGCTGAACGCCTACTGGCTCGCACTGCTGGCTCTGCTGGTAGGCGACGCTGCTATCGGGGTTTACTGGGTTTTCCGTTTTGAGCGCGTCTGCCGAGAGCTACGACCGCAGCTGCGAATCAGGCTCGCGAAGGACTACGACAACGACGTGGATTTCTCAGAAGCTTGGGATCGCCTGCAGCGAGAGCAAAGTTGCTGCGGCGTCACGGGGCCCTCAGATTTTGCAACGTTCAATCGAACCATTTTGCCACCCAGCTGCTGTCGAATACCAGCACATACGCCGGCAGTCACACCGGTTACATTTTCCACGCCAGCTACTTCACCAGTCTCCTTTACCCCAGTTCATTGTATACCGCATACCGCCGCTTGCGCCGAAAGGTTACTCAATTGGCTCAGGAAAACAGCTGACGCGCTTTTCGTTTTGGGCTATTGTGTTATTGCattcttaaaattttgtttcttgGGAATTCTTAGATgcgaaattaaagaaatgattCAGAAAATTAGGATACTTCGCACCGAAATGGGTGCCGACGAGCTTTTAGACGGTAGCCCATTACACGGGGGACCTTTGTCTCAAACCATAGTTGTGAATGCTGTAAACGCCAACGGAGGGGTTCGTACTCACGGTGGAAGTCCAGAGAGAGCAAGTGAACGTGAGGCATTGCTAGGCAGGGCTTCGGAACCGTGTTCGAGACGCAGCATACATGAGGAATCCTTAGCACCGAAAACCGTGAACGGCAACAACAACTGCGAGATGCGTGAGCTGGCGCGTGGCGATTACAGGCCCTTGGCGGCGGACAGTGCGGCGACCAGAATCTGA